The sequence CGAGCGGTTCGGTGTCCTGACCGGTGATGTAGGGGATCCGGAAGCCGACGATCACGTCGGTGACGCCTTTGTCCTCAAGGCGTTTGATGCCGTCGAGGGTGAAGGCGTCGGCGGAGATGACGTGGATCTCAAAGGGACCCGTACGGCCTTCGTCAGCGCGAATCTGCTTGAGCCGCTTGATGAGGACGTCCAGCTCCTCGGAATCCCCGCCGCCGTGCATCCAGCCGTCGCAGCGGGCCGCACGCCGTAGCGCAACATCGGCGTGCCCGCCGACGAGGATCGGGATCGGCTTGGTGGGAGCTGGTGTCATCTTGGTCTTGGGGATGTCGTAGAACTCACCGTGGAACTCGAAGTAGTCCCCGGTCGTCAGGCCCTTGATGATCTCGATGCACTCGTCCATGCGCCTGCCGCGTCTGGCGAACGGCAAGCCCATCAACTCGTAGTCCTCCGGCCAGGGACTGGTGCCGACGCCCAGCCCCAACCGGTTGTCGAAAAGTGCGGCCAGTGAGCCGGCTTGCTTGGCCACCAGCGCCGGCGGCCGGACCGGCAGCTTGAGGACGAAGAAGTTGAACCTCAGTGTCGTTGTGACCGCGCACAGCGCCCCGGCCAGGACGAAGGCCTCGATGAACGCCTTGCCGTCGAGGAACTCGCGGCTGCCGTCGGGGGTGTAGGGGTATTTGGAGTCGGACTCGAGCGGGTACGCGATGCTGTCGGGGATCGTCATCGCGTGATAGCCCGCCGCTTCAGCGGCTTTGGCCAGCGGGATGTAGTACGTCGGGTCCGTCATTGCCTCGGCATAGGTGAAGCGCACCCCGCCATCTTAGAACGTGTTCTAGTTTTGGGTTAAGGGTATGGGCTGACGGGAACGTTGGTGCCATGAGTGTGGGATCGAAGGCTTTGTACACGCCGCTGCAGTTGGCCATCAGCGTGGCGGGGGGCCTGCTGGCGGGCAAGGTGTTCACCGAGATCTGGCAGCGGGTCAGCCCGTCGGATACCGAGCCGCCCGATCCCAAGGATCTCGAACGTTCCGGCCGCCAGGCGATCGCGGCCGCGGCACTGCACGGTCTGGTGTTCGGTCTGGTCCGCGCGGCCGTCGACCGCGCCGGCGCGCACGGATACCGCGCCATCACCGACCACAGCCCCGAATGAGACGTCAGTCGACGGCGTAGGGCGGTACGCCGACCCCGGAGACGCCATGGGTGCCCCACGGTGTCGTCTCGGTGAGCTGCCCGTTGGACGTGCGATCCCCGATCGACACCGAAACCTGCTGCGGCAGCCGGAGCGTGGCATCGATATGGCAGTCGAAAACCATGCCGCGCCAGTGGTAGCGCCCGTCGATCGGGTCGAGGTGACCGGTCAACCGGACCCGCGCTCCGTGGACCGCGTCGTTGACGCGGATCGTCGCCGGACCGTCGTACACGGGGTTCATCCGGGCAGAAACCCGCTGCGACGCCACATCCGGCGCGCGATCGGACCCATCAGGCCGACCTCTTCGAGAAAGGCCGCCAGTGGCGCGAACCCGAGGATCTGGGTTTCGCGTCGATGCGGGCAACGGCGTGCGATGCGGCGCGCCTGCCTGGGGTCGAGGCCGACGCGGTGGTACTGCACCTTGTTGGTGAACAGAAAACGGAAGAAATACCCGCCGAGGCCGTTGACGTTGGCCAGCACGAACTTCGGCAACCGCCGCATGCCTGGCACCCGCTTGCGCAATCCGTCGCGCGCGAACTGGATGTGGCGGGCCTCCTCGGTGACGTGGATCCGCATCAGGCGCTGCACCAGGGGCTGCAACTCGTCGTCGTCCATCATCTGGCGTTGCAGCGAGTCGAAGATCTCCTCGCCGATCAACGCGGCGACCCACAGCGCCGAGCCCTGGAACACGAATGGCAGCGCGTTGATAATCACCCGTTGATACCACGTGGGCCACACCGGTTTTGCGCCGACACACTCGATGGCCTTGCCGAACATCACCATGTGTCGGGTCTCGTCGCCGAGCTCGGTGAGCTCGTAGTGGGTGGCGCTCGCGGTGGGGTCCTGATGCATCATCTTGCGCAGCAGTGACTGGTTGAGGATGTTCTCGAACCAGATCCCCGCCGACAGCGTGTTGACGAACTCCTGGCGTGACAGCTCGATGCGCTGTTCGCGGGACATGCTCTGCCACAACGATGTTCCGTACAGCGAGACGGTCTTGGGCGGCAGGAAGAACTTGTCGGGATGCAGCGGTGCGTCCCAGTCGATGTCGACGATCGGGGCGTAGGACTTCTTCACCGAACCTCGCAGCAGGCGCGCGGAGAATTCCTCACGAGTAGGTGTAGTCATCGGCGACTTCCCTTCGTTGGGCTCCCGCTCATGAACGTAGAGCCGACGCCGCAGATAGTCAATACCCCGGGTACCGCATACCTTGAGTAACGCCAGGTCGTGCCATACTCGCGGCGTGACTCGGCGGATCCACGTCATCGGTATCGGCGCAGGCGACCCCGACTACGTGACGGCTCAGGCGGTGGCGGCGCTCAACGACACCCAGGTGTTCTTCGTCATGGACAAGGGGGACGCGAAAGACGAGTTGGTGGCGCTGCGACGGCTGATCTGCGACCGGTTCATCCGCGAACCCGGCTACCGGTTCGTGACGCTGACCGACCCGCCGAGGGACAGGGTGGCGCCCGACAGCCCGACCTACCGCAAGGTCGTCGCCGACTGGCACGCCGCACGAGCACGGGTGTGGGCCTCGGCCATCGAGTCCGAACTCGGGCCCGACGGCGTCGGCGGCTTTCTGGCGTGGGGAGATCCCTCGTTGTACGACAGCACCCTGCGCATCCTGGAGGCCGTCGCCCGCGAGGTCGACTTCTCCTACGACGTCATTCCCGGCGTCACCGCCATCCAGGCGCTCACCGCGCGACATCGCATCCCGCTCAACGACGTCGGCGAACCCGTCCTCATCACGACCGGCCGGCAGCTGCGCGAGCGGGGGCTGTCCGGCAGCGCGGTGGTGATGCTCGACGCCGACTGCGCGTTTCGCCACTGCCCGCCGGACACCCGCATCTGGTGGGGCGCGTATCTCGGCACGCCCGACGAGATGCTCGTCGCGGGCACGGTCGCCGACGTCGGTGACCAGATCGCGCAGATGCGCACCGCCGCGCGAGAACGGCACGGCTGGATCATGGACACCTACCTGTTGCGTCCTGCCGACCGGACATGACTAACGGGTTGATTACAAGCACCTGGTGCGTGGGATCAACCCGTTAAGCCGCAAGACCCGCCGGCCTAGGTGACCCGGCGCTCGCCGCCGTTGCGTTCGTTCCACCTGCGGTAGACGTCGACCGCCGCCTCCATCGGCTGGTGGCGCATCGGCAACCGGCGCTGCGTCCAGTGCTTGCCGAACTCGTCGTAAAACGTGCTGAGCTCAAAGTATTTGCGGTCGTCGACGTAGTAGGGCTGATACGCGTCGCGGGTCGTCAGGAACACGACCTCGTCAGGTGAGCAGTAGTACAACGAGCCGAGACACATC comes from Mycolicibacterium pulveris and encodes:
- a CDS encoding LLM class flavin-dependent oxidoreductase — its product is MRFTYAEAMTDPTYYIPLAKAAEAAGYHAMTIPDSIAYPLESDSKYPYTPDGSREFLDGKAFIEAFVLAGALCAVTTTLRFNFFVLKLPVRPPALVAKQAGSLAALFDNRLGLGVGTSPWPEDYELMGLPFARRGRRMDECIEIIKGLTTGDYFEFHGEFYDIPKTKMTPAPTKPIPILVGGHADVALRRAARCDGWMHGGGDSEELDVLIKRLKQIRADEGRTGPFEIHVISADAFTLDGIKRLEDKGVTDVIVGFRIPYITGQDTEPLDTKIRNLEMFAEKVIAKL
- a CDS encoding DUF4235 domain-containing protein, with product MSVGSKALYTPLQLAISVAGGLLAGKVFTEIWQRVSPSDTEPPDPKDLERSGRQAIAAAALHGLVFGLVRAAVDRAGAHGYRAITDHSPE
- a CDS encoding DUF4873 domain-containing protein; translation: MNPVYDGPATIRVNDAVHGARVRLTGHLDPIDGRYHWRGMVFDCHIDATLRLPQQVSVSIGDRTSNGQLTETTPWGTHGVSGVGVPPYAVD
- a CDS encoding AurF N-oxygenase family protein, coding for MTTPTREEFSARLLRGSVKKSYAPIVDIDWDAPLHPDKFFLPPKTVSLYGTSLWQSMSREQRIELSRQEFVNTLSAGIWFENILNQSLLRKMMHQDPTASATHYELTELGDETRHMVMFGKAIECVGAKPVWPTWYQRVIINALPFVFQGSALWVAALIGEEIFDSLQRQMMDDDELQPLVQRLMRIHVTEEARHIQFARDGLRKRVPGMRRLPKFVLANVNGLGGYFFRFLFTNKVQYHRVGLDPRQARRIARRCPHRRETQILGFAPLAAFLEEVGLMGPIARRMWRRSGFLPG
- the cobF gene encoding precorrin-6A synthase (deacetylating) is translated as MTRRIHVIGIGAGDPDYVTAQAVAALNDTQVFFVMDKGDAKDELVALRRLICDRFIREPGYRFVTLTDPPRDRVAPDSPTYRKVVADWHAARARVWASAIESELGPDGVGGFLAWGDPSLYDSTLRILEAVAREVDFSYDVIPGVTAIQALTARHRIPLNDVGEPVLITTGRQLRERGLSGSAVVMLDADCAFRHCPPDTRIWWGAYLGTPDEMLVAGTVADVGDQIAQMRTAARERHGWIMDTYLLRPADRT
- a CDS encoding nucleoside deaminase, coding for MDFAQRTVELAQRNVEEGGRPFATVIVKDGEVIAESANQVAQTHDPTAHAEILAIRQACVRLGTEHLTGTTIYVLAHPCPMCLGSLYYCSPDEVVFLTTRDAYQPYYVDDRKYFELSTFYDEFGKHWTQRRLPMRHQPMEAAVDVYRRWNERNGGERRVT